ATGCTGCGCCTCGGGATGACAGGAGATTTGTCATCCTGAACGAAGTGAAGGATCTGGTCTTAGGGTCTTCAGAATCAACCCCGAGATCCTCCCCCTTCGGGGACGCCCGCCTCGGGATGACAGGAGATTTGTCATCCTGAACGAAGTGAAGGATCTGGTCTTAGGGTCTTCAGAATCAACCCCGAGATCCTCCCCCTTCGGGGATGCTGCGCGATCGTCGCAGAAAACGCTCCTCAGGATGACAAAAAGAGCAGATCCTTCCCCTTCGGGGACTCAATCAGGCAAAAGCGCCCTCTATTTCTTTTCCCGGACCATGATCACCGTCGGGATGCCCGCGGGGTTCAGCCCCCCGTCTTCCCTGTCGGCGAACCCGAACTTCATATACAGCCTTCTTGCCGCTCCTCCTTCAGGAACGCCGGGCGCAAAGGTCTGCACGGTCATCTCCCTGGCGGAATCCAGCTCGCCGATCACTTTTTCCAGCATCCGGCCGCCGATCCCCAGCCCTCTTTTCCCGGAATCAACGACGAACCAGCACAGCTCGTTCCCTTTCCGGTCGATGATAGCCGCGCCGCAGAGTTCGTTTTGCTCCTTGCAGCCCAATACCCGGTTCGTTTTCAGGCAGTCCTCAAGGGCCGTTTCAAAATCGGCGACCCCGACCATCGGGCCGAAAAGGCCTTCCACCTGGGACGCCAGCCCCAGAACAGCCTGCATGTCCTCAAAACCCAGATATGTGATCATTCCCTGCTCCGGCCGTCTCTTTTCCGGCTATTTTATGACCCTGTATTCCGGAACGACGTCGACGTTGTTCTTTATCAGCTGCCAGACGGGGCAGACCGACTCCTCCGCAAGCTGGACCGCCCTCCGGAGATCTTTTTCTTCCGCGTCCTTCGACTCCAGGAGAAATTCGATGCAGATCTT
The sequence above is drawn from the Aminivibrio pyruvatiphilus genome and encodes:
- a CDS encoding GNAT family N-acetyltransferase, encoding MITYLGFEDMQAVLGLASQVEGLFGPMVGVADFETALEDCLKTNRVLGCKEQNELCGAAIIDRKGNELCWFVVDSGKRGLGIGGRMLEKVIGELDSAREMTVQTFAPGVPEGGAARRLYMKFGFADREDGGLNPAGIPTVIMVREKK